TATCTATACTCCTTTTTACAACAGCCGTTACAGCATTTGAATTTGACAAGAATAGAAGTTCACAAACAGGAGTCAGTCTCCAGGATAAGGCTGAGCAAGGCAATCCTGAATCCCAACTGCAATTAGGTATTAATTATGAAAAAGGCTACAGCGTTGAACAGGATCTGAAACAAGCACTCTTTTGGTATCAAAAAGCGGCAGCGCAAGGAAATCCTGAAGCTCAAAATAATCTTGGTTTATTCTACTTAAAAGGCTTGGCGACTTCCCAGGATATCAATAAAGCGCTGTTTTGGATAAAAAAGGCTGCAGACCAGGGCTTGGCAATGAGTCAAAATAATATGGGGGTCTTGTATGAACATGGAACGGGAGTGAAGCGCGATATGCAACAAGCCTTTTTGTGGTACAAAAAATCAGCAGATAAGGGGAGCTCTGATGGTCAATATAATTTAGCCACAATGTACATGAATGGAGGTGGCGTTCAACAAAACATGAGTAAAGCGATTTATTGGTACCAAAAAGCAGCCGATCAAGGTGATCTTGATGCTCAAAATAATCTTGGAGTGATTTATGAGAGTGGTGATTCGTGGGTTAAGAAAGATATAAAAGCTGCAATTAATTGGTATACAAAAGCAGCTAATGCAGGCTTATCTTTAGCACAGACAAATCTTGGTGTGTTGTACATGAATGCTGATTATGCAGTCAGAGATTATAAGCAAGCAATATATTGGTTTGAGAAGGCTGCTGAGCAAGGAAGCGTTAAGGCAAAAAACAATCTGGGCTTTTTATACGAACGTCGATGGGGAACCAGTAAGAATCCCAAGCAAGCAATATATTGGTATAAGAAAGCAGCGGATAAAGGCTTTGCAATGGCACAAAATAACTTAGGAATTTTGTATTCCAGTGATGGGGAATTTAGAGATTATAAACAAGCATATATATGGTTTAAAAAATCTGCCGATCAAGGCTTTGCAGAAGCGCAAAATAATCTTGGTTTAATTTATATGACTGGTAATGGGGTCGATAAAAATTACAAAAAAGCTGTTTTTTGGTACAAAAAGTCCACAGAGCAGGGATTAGCCTTGGGTGAGTACAATCTTGGGGTAATGTATATGAATGGTCTTGGTACCAAAAAAAATAATAAAGAAGCAGCACGTTTATTTCAAAAAGCAGCGGATCAAGGTTTAGCAGTGGCACAAAATAATTTAGGTGTAATGTACATGGAGGGGGAGGGGGTAAAAATAGATTTCAAAAAGGCAATTTATTGGTTTAATAAAGCAGCAGATCAAAATCTGGAGCTGGGTCAAATAAATCTGGGCATTATGTATGCTGAAGGTAAAGGGGTACTTAAGGATTTAAAGCAGGCGAAGTATTGGATTGGCAAAGCAAAGGATAGTGGCTCTTCTGATGCCAGCAGAATATGGATGTCTTATAAACTATGGAACTATTAAAGAGAGCAAAAACCACTGGGTTTCTAGTTATCTTTCTTGGTATGCTTATAATGATAGATATAAAAACTAACGGATTAGTTCTATGGCAAATTTTCAGATAAAAAATCCGGAAAAGAGACAATGGCGTATGCTGTTAGTTTATGATCTGTATAGAATTTTAAGTATTGCTGTATTTTTAGGTATTTATTTTTTGATTCCACCCCAAATTTAGCTAATTTAAATGGATTTCTGCAAGATCAAGAAAAAGAATTAATCCTCAATGCGCTCAATAAAACAAAATGGAATAGAACAGCTGCCGCTCGACTATTAGGCATTAGCTTCAGGACCTTACGGTACAGATTAAAAAAATTAGGTCTGGATTAAGCTTGGCGTGACTCCAATACGATGGAGACTATCTCGCTGTAAAATAATATGAGGTAAATTTATCTTAGACATTGAAATATATAACTTCTTGGTCTAAGGTTTAAAGACGCGATGATCAATCATTCACGCGAATTCTAATAATACATTACTAAGGAAAGTTATCATGAGCTCATGGAATAGTGTTGTTTTTTTAAAAACAAAAAATGCATGGTCTGACTCTGCTTCAATTTCAAGAATGAATGGCGTGCAAAGCCTTTGGTCTACCTCTGGTGACTGGGACTGGTGCATTAAGCTTGATCCTAAACATTCAACACCAGAAGAAACTGCAGATTTTGTTAAAAACCTAAGAAATGCTGACTGGGTTGCTGAGACTAAAACCAGCTGGTGGAAAGAAGTTGCAGTGAAATAAAAGTTACATCTGGCTGATTTGGGAGATTATCTCGCTTATGATGTTACTCATCAATATTTGGTGGACTTTAGCTGACTTAGTCTCTCAATTCGCCTTAACTTTCCAGGGCCTTTTTTGTATTGTCTTTCTTATATATCGTAGTTATTTTTTCCCCATTCCAAACATAGCTGAAATGCGCCCCTTGTTGGCATTTATGTATAATGTTGGGCTTAAATAAAGCAAAATTAGCCCCAGCGGACCGCACTGAATGATAAACGATGCCATCTTCTTGCTTTTCCTTGATTTGAGCTCCAAAATTTTGACTCAATTTATAATCTAAAGGTGAATAGATAGGATCAGTCTGTTTATTCAAAATTGTTAAATCGAATAATTGAGCACTAAAATCCGCAATTAAACTTCGCATATCCAATTCTTGAGCTGGCTCATTGGTGTAAGATAAGAATTGTTCTTTATGATAAATGGTTTCTGCAATAGCAATTGAGAGCGACTCGGCAGCATAATAGACTCCATAATCACCGTTAGAGAATCGACTGCCCTCAGGGTTAATATGGGTAAAGGCTGCCATAATATATCCACAGCCAGGAACAGCATATAATCTTTCTTGTTTAGGCACTAAGCCCAAAAGTCCAATTTCATCCTGTATCCTGGGGTTTGTTAGCATTTGTACTGCAAACAACGCGTCAAACTCTTCAGCGCAAGCGACATCTTCAAACAAATGAATAGGGGGAAATTGAGAGGGAATCAAGCGATAACAACGTTGTCGCGTATAGGGTAATTTACACAGTAAGTCTAATGAAGGCATCAGGCTTTACCGCCTCGTTCTGCATTTAGCCTGCTGGCAACTGCCCAAAGATCCACAACGCGCCCTTGCACCATAATATCCATAGCAGATCGGCCATTATAGAAAGGGGCTTTGTTGGGTTTCCTGACCCATTTATAAACGGATTCTTGATTTGAAAATAAAATCCTCAAAGCGGCATGAATGTTTAATAAGTATGATATACGTTCAATGAGATCGTGACTAAATGAGGCTTTTTCAGGAGAGTTTTTGTATTTAAACCAGGTTGAACGTTTGAGACCTAATAAGGATAACGCCTCATCGGTGGTGCAATGCCATTTATCTAAAATATTTAAAACCACTTTAAAGGCGGTTTGGACCTGTTCATGATTTATAGTAGTTGACTGCAATGGAATCATTGATTATCTCAACATGGCTTATAGTCTAAATATAGACTATATTATAGTTTTAGTCCATATATGGACGATTAATCCGTCCACATTAATACGTTAATTTGTTACCATAAATTTAATTTCATCAATTTTGGCTAAAATTCGTGCTTTTAAATAGTCGTCATGTTTTGCTAAACCAAGAGCCACCTTTAATTGTGCGATAGCTGCTCTTTTTTGTCCCTCAAGTAATAAACATTGTGACTGAGTAAAATACGCATAACTTTTTTGATGAGCTTCTGCTTGTGCACGAGCCAAAGCTCGGCAAAGTGGCAGATCGTGTGTGTATATTCTACTTCCTTTTAAGAGAATACTGATTGCTTTCTCTGCTTGATTAGCCGCGAGCAGCCCCTCGCTGTATGCCATTAGTGCAGCGTAATTATCAGGATAAATATTGAGCATTTCTGCCAGGCGAGAAAGGGCTGCCTGATGTTGCAACATTCCTGTTTCTGCATGAGCCATTGCAATTTGGAAATAAAGATTATCCTTATTTTGTTCTAGCAATGGTATTAGGCGGTCAGAGGCTTTACGGAAATAATTATTATTTAACAATGCCAGAACGTATCCATATTGGCAGGCAACATTGTGATTTTGTTTTGGACAGTGATATGCATAAAAATCGAGTAGTTTTTTATTTTCTGGCGCTACAGATACTCTGATTAACTCCTTAAACAGGGCATAATCTAAGGAGTCCGTGTATTGTTTTTTAGCTAAATGATCAGTCCGATTTTCAGCTTCTGCAATTCGGTCAGCATCCATTGGGTGGGTGCGCAGAATTGCCGGGATATTTGCAGTATAATAATAACGAGAATTTTCCTGCATCTTTTGAAAAAATGCAGCCATACCCCGTGGATTGAATCCGGCTTTGATTAACATATCAATGCCAATTCTATCGGCTTCTTTTTCTTTAGATCGAGTAAAATTGATATTATCCTGAGAAAAGCCGGAAAGTGATGCCATCATTGCTCCCATTCCTACAGTGGGATTTAAGACTCCTAAAGCTGCGGAGGCTAACAAAGAAGCTAACATAGGTATACGCATCTGTTTTTGATGCTCTATCATACTGTAAAGATGGTGTAAACGAACGTGGGCTATTTCATGGGCCATTACTGCCGCCAGTTCACTTTCATTGCTGGTAGTTAAAATAAGTTGAGAGTTAATACCGATGTATCCGCCAGGACCTGCGAAGGCGTTGATCTCTTTTGATTTAACAATAAAGAAATAGGGTGCTCTAATGTTACCAAAATGCGCCAGTTTTTTCCCTATATTATTAACAAACTGAATGGCTAATGGGTTACGCTCTATACTGTCTGATTGATTAATCAGTTGAATAAATTCCTTTTCTAACTGCTCCAGTTCATTTGTTGAGTAAGGGGATAATCCCTGAGCAAATGAGGTTAGAGTCAAAAGTGACAGAATTAGTAGTGCGATCCATGATTTTAGTTTGGAAAATTTAAGGTTAAATCTAAATTTCATGTTCAATTTAATCATTAGGCTACTCAAAAATTGAATAATTTGTTATCATTCGTGCACTTTTTAAAGGTGATTAATTGATGCACGAAAAGTTTCTGCTCACAGCACTTGAACAAGCCAGACTTGGTCGGGGGCTCTGTGCGCCCAATCCTAGTGTTGGTGCTATTGCTGTGCAAAATGGCAATATTATAGCACAAGCTTGTCATCAAGGTGCAGGTACGCCACATGCAGAACAACTATTGTTAGCACAAATCTCCCCTAAAATGCCAGGGATTCGTCTTTATATTACTCTTGAACCATGTAACCATTGGGGTAGAACACCGCCATGTGTTGATGCGATCATTGAACATGGGGTCGAAGAGGTATTTTTTGCTTATTTAGATCCTAACCCAATTGTAGCAAAAAATAATTCCTCAGCTAAATTACGTGAACATGGGGTCAAAGTTACTCATCTACCAATAGAGCAAATTAATGAGTTTTATAAAAGCTATGCCTACTGGACTGAAACCCGTCAGCCGAGAGTGACGGTAAAAATGGCTCAGTCTTTAGATGGTAAAATAGGGCGGTCTGAAGGGAAGCGATTGATTTTATCCAACTCGCTATGCTCTGAGTTTACGCATAAGATGCGTGCAACCACAGATATTATCTTAACAACAGCCAGGACTATCCAACTGGATAATCCCAAAATGAACGTCAGATTGGATAATACGGAACAGGCGAAACCAGTTGCTGTGATTGACCGCCATTTAAGTTTAAGTCCCCTCGCGGCTATTTTTTCAACAGCGAGCCACTGTCACATCCTTCACCATGAGTTAAAGAACGTTTCCTACCCAAACAGCAGCTTTTATTCTATACCATTAATAAATGGCACAATGGATTTAAAAGCAATATTTAGCTATTTAGGCGAGCTCGGATATCACGATGTTTGGGTAGAGGCTGGGGGTGCAATGTTTAGTGCTTTGCATCAAAAGGGTTTAGTTCACCGAACTTATTTGTATATAGTTCCAATCAGTTTAGGAGAAAAGGCTGTTTCAGCTTACCAGCAGAGCGGAATATTTGAACGAGCGCATACTGTTTCATGGCATGCTATGGGGGATAATATGATAGCATGTCTAGATTGGCAGGAGGATTAGTGTTTACAGGATTAATAGAGGAAAAAGGTAAGATTATCAACAATGTTGCTCATGGTTGTTCAAATCGCCTGGTGGTTTCATCACCTTTTGAAAGTCTACAAACAGGTGAAAGCATAGCTGTTAATGGGGTATGTTTAACTTTATTACCTTCAAAATCGAATGAATTAAATTTTGATGTGTCACCTGAAACCCTTAATTTAACTACGCTGGCTCATTTATCATCTGGAGACTTTGTCAATCTTGAGCGAGCTATGTTTGCCACGACTCGTTTTGGGGGCCATTACGTAAGTGGTCATGTGGATACTACAGCTCGAATAAAATCCATTAATTCAATGGATGAATACATTGAATTGGAGCTAACAGGGTTTAGTCCAAACGCCCTGCTTTATTTAGTTCCCAAAGGGAGTATTACAGTAGAAGGGGTTAGCTTAACTATTAATGCTTTAATAAACCAAAACGTTAAATTAATGTTGGTACCCCATACTTTGTCACAAACAAACTTAGGAATGCTAGGAGAAGGTCAGCACGTGAATATAGAATTTGATTATCTTACCCGTATTGTTGCTCATCAGCTTCAAATTTTCGGGAAATTGAACTGTGAGGTAGAGCCATGAACTATTCGTTAGCCACTATAGAACAGGCAGTAGAAACACTTAAAGCCGGTAAAATGATTATTTTAATGGATGATGAAGACAGGGAAAATGAAGGCGATCTCGTGATGGCTGCAGAGTTTGTTACTCCTGAAGCAATTAATTTTATGTCACGATTTGGTTGCGGATTAATTTGCCTGCCAATGGCTGATGAACTGATTGATAAATTGCAGTTACCTATGATGGCTCAGAATAATAAGTCACCTTATGGAACAGCATTTACTGTTTCTATAGAAGCAGCTCAAGGGGTCTCAACTGGAATTTCAGCCCGAGATAGAGCACATACGATTAAAGTAGCCATAGATTCTAAAAGTGGCCCCTCGGATGTCATATCTCCTGGCCATGTATTCCCATTACGTGCGAGAAGAAAAGGTGTTTTAGAAAGGGCTGGCCAAACAGAGGGCAGTGTCGATTTGTCACGAATCGCGGGATTAATTCCTGCTGCGGTAATTTGCGAAATAATAAACGAAGACGGGACAATGAGCCGACGCGATGAATTGGCATTGTTTTCCCGAACCCATCAAATCCCTATGGTAACGATTAAAGATTTGATTGAATACCGAATCCACCATGAGACCCTAATCCAAGCTGTTGCAAGTACTCCTATTCCTTTGCAGAATAGGGGGATTTTTAATATGACGGTTTTTGAGAATGATTTAGATTCTTCAGAACATTTTGCTCTGGTCAAACCACCATTATTCGGTAATCAGGCCCCTTTGGTTCGTGTTCACTCTGAATGTATTACTGGTGATGTTTTTGGATCGTGTAAGTGTGATTGCGGGAAACAACTAGAGCACTCCCTCGATTTGATAGCTGCTGAGGGGGGGGTATTAATTTATCTACGTCAAGAGGGCAGAGGGATTGGATTGGCTAATAAGTTGAAAGCCTATGCCTTACAAGACCAGGGTTTGGACACAGTTGAAGCTAATCTTAAACTGGGTTTACCTGCTGATGATAGAGATTACGCTATTGCCTATCAAATGCTTAAATATTTGGGTATTGAAGCGTTAAGATTAATGACTAATAATCCTTCAAAAATTGCTGCTGTTGAGCAATATGGAATTACAGTTACTGAACGTATCCCCTTAGAAATGGAACCAACTAACGACAATCGTGGATATTTAAAAACAAAAAAAGAAAAATTGGGGCATTTATTGTCCATTGAATAGGATGAATATGAAAGAAATAAAGGCACTTCCAGGTAAAACTAATAGTACATTCCCAGTTGCATTGGTCGTTAGTACCTTTAATCAACCCATTACTAATGCTTTAAAAGAAGGAGCGTTAGAGCGGTTGACGGAGCTTGGGTTTACATCGAATGAACTTACTGTAGTAGAAGTGCCTGGTGCTGTAGAAATCCCCTTAGCTGCCCAATTATTGGCCAAAAAAAAATCGGTGCAGGTTATCATTGCCCTGGGGGCCGTTATTCGTGGTGAAACGAGTCATTATGACTATGTGTGCGATCAAATTAGTCAAGGCTGTCAGAGGGTCATGTTAGATTTTGATATACCGGTCCTGTTTGGTGTACTTACTACAGATAATGAAGAGCAGGCTTGGGATAGATTGGGTGGTCAGCATGGGCACAAAGGGCGCGATATGGCAGATTCTGCGGTGATTATGCAGTCAATAAAGCAGCAATTAGAGTAAATGAAGGTTTACATAGATTGACCTGTTCATCTTGTAAACAATGTAATAGGGTGCTTCACTGAGCTTCCGCTTTCTTTAAAATTTGTTTGCTACTATGACTACTAAAAAATAAACATTGTATTAATTTATTAAATTTCTGTTATTTATATCCCCACTTTGATAGAATTAAATCCCGTTTACATGCAAATTTAATTTAGCACCAATTTGGGTGGATGCGGCATTAACGGGATAAAACATGACAAAATATATTTTTATTACTGGTGGGGTAGTGTCTTCTTTAGGTAAAGGCATTGCAGCCGCTTCACTTGCAGCCATTCTTGAGGCTCGCGGTCTTAGTGTTACATTAATTAAGCTTGATCCTTATATCAACGTTGATCCTGGTACTATGAGTCCGTTTCAGCATGGAGAAGTTTTTGTGACCCATGACGGCGCTGAAACTGATCTCGATCTAGGCCATTATGAGCGCTTTGTTAATACTACTATGACGAAGCGCAATAATTTTACTTCCGGTAAAATTTACGAAAACGTCATTAAAAAGGAAAGAAAAGGCGATTATCTAGGTGGAACAGTTCAGGTAATTCCTCATATTACTAATGAAATTAAAAGATGCATCAAACTAGGCGCTGATGGATTTGATGTTGCCATGGTAGAAATTGGCGGTACAGTAGGGGATATAGAATCATTACCTTTTCTTGAAGCAATCAGGCAAATGCGTATTGAATTAGGTGCACAAAGGGCTTTATTCATCCATCTTACTCTAGTACCTTATATTGCAACTTCTGGGGAAACTAAAACAAAGCCGACTCAACATTCTGTTAAAGAATTGAGATCTATAGGTATTCAACCCGATATTTTGATTTGTCGTTCAGAACAACCTTTATCTATGGGTGACAGGGCTAAAATCGCGCTGTTTACCAATGTTGAAAAAGAAGGGGTGATTTCTCTTGAAGATGCTCAAAGTATTTATCAAATACCTATGATGTTACATCAGCAAGGATTAGATGAAATTGTAGTAAAGAAATTAGCCCTGGATGCTAAACCAGCCGATCTTGGAGAGTGGCAGCATGTTGTGGACATGCAGGTAATTCAAACCGCGAAGGTAAAAATAGCAATGGTAGGTAAATACATTGAATTAAACGATGCCTATAAATCAATTAATGAAGCGCTGCTGCATGCAGGCATACATACCCAGACTAAAGTTGAAATAGCTTATCTGGATGCTGAATTAATTGAAAAACACGGAGCATCTTTGCTTGAAGGAATCGATGCCATTCTGGTTCCCGGCGGATTTGGAGAGCGAGGGATTGAAGGTAAAATCAAAGCAATAGAATATGCTCGAGAAAATAAAGTCCCTTTTTTAGGAATCTGTTTGGGTATGCAAACTGCCGTGATTGAGTTTGCCAGAAATGTCGTAGGTTGGGCTGATGCAAACTCTACTGAATTTAATAAAACAACAAACCATCCTGTGCTTGGATTAATTAGTGAATGGATGGACTCAGACGGTAGCAAACAAATTCGTGATGAGAATACTGATTTAGGTGGAACAATGAGGCTTGGAGCTCAATTGTGTCAATTGGTGGACAATACTTTGGCGCGAACAGTTTATGGAAAGCCACAGATTATTGAACGACACCGTCATCGATATGAAGTGAATAACTCCTATATTGAGGAGTTGGTTAAGCATGGCTTGATTATTTCTGGTCGCTCAGTAGATAATTCATTGGTGGAAATGGTAGAGTTACCTGATCATCCCTGGTTTTTAGCCTGCCAATTTCATCCTGAGTTTACTTCTAATCCCAGAGAAAGCCATCCTCTTTTTCAACAATTTGTACTTGCAGCACGTAAAAAACATCAAGAAAAGGATTAAGCATGAATTTATGCGGATTTGAAGTTGGGTTAGATAAACCTTTATTTTTGATAGCGGGTCCTTGTGTCATTGAAAGCGAGGAGTTAGCAATAGAAACCGCGGGTTATTTAAAAGAAATGTGTACTTACTTAAACATTCCTTTTATTTATAAATCTTCTTTTGACAAAGCGAATCGCTCTTCTATTTCAAGTTATAGAGGGCCTGGTTTTGAAAAAGGATTATTAATCCTGGAAAAAGTAAAGTCTCAAGTAGGCGTACCTATATTAACAGATGTTCATGAAGATACTCCTTTACTTGAAGTCTCCAGTGTTGTTGATGTATTACAAACTCCAGCTTTTTTATGCAGACAAACGAATTTCATTCAGAAAGTTGCTGCGATGAATAAACCCGTTAATATAAAAAAGGGCCAATTTTTAGCTCCATGGGAAATGAAGCATGTGATAGAAAAAGCAAAAGCTGAAGGCAATCAACAGATTATGGCTTGTGAGCGTGGGGTAAGTTTTGGCTATAATAATTTAGTATCTGACATGCGCGCTCTAGCCATAATGCGTGAAACAGGTTGTCCTATTGTTTATGATGCGACCCATTCAGTACAGTTACCTGGAGGCAATAATGGTGTTTCAGGGGGACAGAGAGAGTTCATTCCTGTTCTTGCCAGAGCGGCAGTGGCAGCAGGAATTTCAGGGTTGTTTATGGAAACTCATCCCGATCCTGATAAAGCATTAAGTGATGGACCCAATAGTTGGCCATTAGCTAAAATGAAACAATTATTAGAGTCCTTAAAAGCTATTGATACTGTGTATAAAAAAACAGGTGAAATTTGTATATAACCGCCAAGCAGTTATAACCAGTTGGAAGTTTGCCGGAATCAACTATGGAATTATTAGAAACTGGCAAATTAAACATTTGGGACTAAACATGAACTTCCGGCGCTGGATTCGATTTAGAAAGAGAATTAAATTATTACCCATTATCTGGACTTTGGCCATTTTCCAAAACCTGCTATGAGATAATTTAAAACCTCAAGCAATATATCGAACCCAATTCTACTCACCTCGCCTCAACCATAGCATGGAATTCGAAATGATAAATATAAATTCACTATGTACTTTTTTTGTGATACTGGTTATAATATGTGAATTATTATTAAGAGAGAATGGGTATGAAAAAATCAATCTACGATTTACCTTCAGAGATAGGAAAGGAAATTTCGGGTCACCTACCTTCGATAAAAGCCAAAACGAATGCTATATTAGATAAACATACCCGAACCTTATTTCAACCCCCTGCCATTTTATCCAAATTCCTGGAGTTTGTGGCTCATGGAAAGCAAGACCATGCAGAAAAAATATTTACAATAAGGAAAAAAAATCCCCACCAGCTCCAGGAGTTATTACTTGAACGAGGCACAGTGACCGACTATTCAGGTCGAACCTTTACCAATATTTCAGCGTATGAATACGCTTATTGGGCAAAGGACAAGCATATGTGCCGGATGCTTGAATCGCATATGGACGAGAATACAAAAGCGGCGATGCTAAAGCGCTGCGAAGCGATAGAGAGCAATGGGTTAACCTATAAGCAACATGGGGTCGAGGTTAAGAATTCAAAGCATTTTGACTTAACCCCACTCAAAACAGCACTGAACAATTATATTGATGGTTATGATAACTGGGAGAGCTCCCAGAATTGTGACGCCATGAAGGCGGCATGGATGGAGGTTGGAAAAGAGCAGCGCGATGTTCCAGTCCATGTGGCTAATGAATATTGCCGTAAAGACCGCTCGTTTGACCCAACACCTCAGTTTAATGAGGACAAATTACCCCGTAAGTTAGCGTTCCACAATTATAATACAAACAAAGGCGAATCGTGGTTCCCCTTGGTTATTTCTGATTCTTCCGGGCTTGCGGTTGATTTTGCATTAATTAGGGCGGGGCGTGGGGTGGGCGCGGCGGGGCCGTGGGGGTTGGACGCTTTCGGCGGCGCCGGATGATTTGGCGGCTATAATCCGCCTTGATGAAGTAAGAACATTAGATCTCACGCAGTCGCGTAAAAACCTGGAGCCGACAAAACCTGGGCTTGAGATTGATAACCGTATTTTTTAATGGCGTGCGTGAGCAGACCGGCGGCATAGGCCGCCGGGCTAAAATCCCAGCACACATTTAAAAACCATTCAAGTAGCTCCTGGTACTGCCAACTTTCTGTTGTTCTTACCCACCACATGACCCAGAGATGTAGGTACCTTCTGATCTTTTTGGGAGACACCCCATCTTTGACCATAAGATTAATCTGCTCTCGTGCTTTTCGTAACGTCCTTGCGTGCGGGACAATAGTGTCAAGCCCAGGCGTTTGATGATTAATTGCAATCTCTGTACCCCCCCCCACAATGAGGTTAGATTTTGCGCAGTACCCGCCGGGATAACTGCTCTATCATTTGCCTGTATCACATGGGTGTTATCCTGGGTTTGCGTCCCAGGATAGTGTATTCCGAGAAAGTGGAATCCTTTCTCAATGTTGCCTATGCGTGTCTTTTTGCGCGATAAACTGAGCCGTCTTTCATGCAACACCTCCATCATGCGCTGTTTGCAACGGTTAAGCTGACGGCTGGTTTGGCACAGAATAAGAATGTCATCCTGATACCGGATATAGGTTACATCCATCGAATTGAAGGCATCATCCAATGGCTTTAAATAAATGCCACTAAAAAACTGAGACAGCGGCCCACGTAGCGCAATTCCCTGATCGGGATTTTTATATCCGCGAGGGGTTTCAATGGGATTGATAATAATTTGTTCTAGCATGGATTGGACATTGAGATCGTTATAGTGCTTTTTGATATCTTGAATCAATTGGTGATGCGGGATGGACTTGTAAAACGATTTGATGTCAGCGCGGATGATGTATTGTGGTTTTTTTTCCAAAAGCACTTGCCGGATACGCCGCGTGGCAAGCCGTACACCACTTGGTCCATGAAGATGGTAGCAATTGGGGTTCATC
The sequence above is drawn from the Legionella antarctica genome and encodes:
- a CDS encoding reverse transcriptase/maturase family protein; the encoded protein is MKRWSIADMVNIGRKLFAKIHKQKHHANPNHDVHFMAREIDDWLVRGVESMVNGSYTPRHLKRHYFPDEMVDQLHLSDRIFQNILLKQIKPTFPYVMNPNCYHLHGPSGVRLATRRIRQVLLEKKPQYIIRADIKSFYKSIPHHQLIQDIKKHYNDLNVQSMLEQIIINPIETPRGYKNPDQGIALRGPLSQFFSGIYLKPLDDAFNSMDVTYIRYQDDILILCQTSRQLNRCKQRMMEVLHERRLSLSRKKTRIGNIEKGFHFLGIHYPGTQTQDNTHVIQANDRAVIPAGTAQNLTSLWGGVQRLQLIIKRLGLTLLSRTQGRYEKHESRLILWSKMGCLPKRSEGTYISGSCGG
- the kdsA gene encoding 3-deoxy-8-phosphooctulonate synthase, producing MNLCGFEVGLDKPLFLIAGPCVIESEELAIETAGYLKEMCTYLNIPFIYKSSFDKANRSSISSYRGPGFEKGLLILEKVKSQVGVPILTDVHEDTPLLEVSSVVDVLQTPAFLCRQTNFIQKVAAMNKPVNIKKGQFLAPWEMKHVIEKAKAEGNQQIMACERGVSFGYNNLVSDMRALAIMRETGCPIVYDATHSVQLPGGNNGVSGGQREFIPVLARAAVAAGISGLFMETHPDPDKALSDGPNSWPLAKMKQLLESLKAIDTVYKKTGEICI
- the ribH gene encoding 6,7-dimethyl-8-ribityllumazine synthase; this translates as MKEIKALPGKTNSTFPVALVVSTFNQPITNALKEGALERLTELGFTSNELTVVEVPGAVEIPLAAQLLAKKKSVQVIIALGAVIRGETSHYDYVCDQISQGCQRVMLDFDIPVLFGVLTTDNEEQAWDRLGGQHGHKGRDMADSAVIMQSIKQQLE
- a CDS encoding CTP synthase; protein product: MTKYIFITGGVVSSLGKGIAAASLAAILEARGLSVTLIKLDPYINVDPGTMSPFQHGEVFVTHDGAETDLDLGHYERFVNTTMTKRNNFTSGKIYENVIKKERKGDYLGGTVQVIPHITNEIKRCIKLGADGFDVAMVEIGGTVGDIESLPFLEAIRQMRIELGAQRALFIHLTLVPYIATSGETKTKPTQHSVKELRSIGIQPDILICRSEQPLSMGDRAKIALFTNVEKEGVISLEDAQSIYQIPMMLHQQGLDEIVVKKLALDAKPADLGEWQHVVDMQVIQTAKVKIAMVGKYIELNDAYKSINEALLHAGIHTQTKVEIAYLDAELIEKHGASLLEGIDAILVPGGFGERGIEGKIKAIEYARENKVPFLGICLGMQTAVIEFARNVVGWADANSTEFNKTTNHPVLGLISEWMDSDGSKQIRDENTDLGGTMRLGAQLCQLVDNTLARTVYGKPQIIERHRHRYEVNNSYIEELVKHGLIISGRSVDNSLVEMVELPDHPWFLACQFHPEFTSNPRESHPLFQQFVLAARKKHQEKD